From a region of the Rouxiella sp. S1S-2 genome:
- a CDS encoding rhodanese-like domain-containing protein, which produces MQDIMPFVSAHPVLSLAWVALLIAVIFTTVRARFSKVKEITRGEATRLINKEEAVVVDVRAREEFRKGHISTSVNLLSADIKSNNLGDLTKHKSQPVIVVCANGQSARLAAEGLVNAGFERVYSLKEGIAGWSGENLPLARGK; this is translated from the coding sequence ATGCAAGATATTATGCCATTCGTTAGCGCGCACCCGGTTCTGAGCCTGGCGTGGGTTGCACTGCTGATTGCGGTGATTTTCACGACTGTGAGAGCGCGTTTCTCTAAAGTGAAAGAAATCACCCGCGGTGAAGCAACACGTCTTATCAACAAAGAAGAAGCCGTGGTCGTTGACGTTCGTGCTCGCGAAGAGTTTCGTAAAGGTCACATCTCTACTTCAGTGAATCTGCTCAGTGCAGATATCAAAAGCAACAATCTGGGCGACCTTACCAAACATAAATCGCAGCCAGTTATTGTTGTTTGTGCAAACGGACAGTCAGCCCGTTTAGCCGCAGAAGGTTTAGTTAACGCCGGTTTTGAACGCGTTTACAGCCTGAAAGAAGGTATTGCAGGCTGGAGCGGCGAGAATCTGCCTTTGGCCCGCGGTAAGTAA
- the envC gene encoding murein hydrolase activator EnvC, with the protein MSKSIYYSLMRNVLSGSALLVCGALLVHPRYSFADENKDQLKNIQQSIAEKEKSVKAQKLQRGSLLDQLQSQEKIIAAASRKLRDTQSTLSSLNKDITSLNASIEKLQKQQKTQESILAKQLDAAFRLGKQSGLQLILSGEESQRSERILAYFSYFNQARQQNIDALKKTRSDLASQRVTLQSKQVQQKSALSDQQTQQQKLEQARVARQKTLTSLESSLQKDEQSLVELRANQTRLQDKIAAAERAARARAEQEAREAAAVKAKEQQAKSKGSTYKPTQSEQALVSRTGGLGRPAGQDIWPVRGAIQHRFGEELQGELRYKGIVIAAREGSDVRAIADGRVLLADWLQGYGLVVVIDHGKGDMSLYGYNQSALVNVGQQVKAGQPIAQVGTSGGQGQPALYFEIRRQGQAVNPQPWLGK; encoded by the coding sequence TTGAGCAAATCTATCTATTACAGTTTGATGAGAAACGTCCTTTCCGGCTCTGCCCTGCTCGTCTGCGGTGCACTGCTGGTTCATCCACGGTACAGTTTTGCCGATGAAAATAAGGACCAACTCAAGAACATTCAGCAAAGCATCGCTGAAAAGGAGAAGAGCGTTAAGGCCCAAAAGCTGCAGCGCGGGTCTCTGCTCGACCAACTCCAGTCCCAGGAAAAAATCATCGCCGCCGCAAGCCGCAAGCTGCGCGATACACAATCGACCCTCTCCAGCTTAAATAAAGACATCACCAGCCTGAATGCCTCGATCGAAAAACTGCAAAAACAACAGAAAACGCAGGAAAGCATTCTGGCCAAACAGCTCGACGCTGCCTTCAGGCTTGGCAAACAAAGCGGGCTACAGCTAATTTTGAGCGGCGAAGAGAGCCAGCGCAGTGAGCGTATTCTGGCCTACTTCAGCTATTTCAATCAGGCCCGCCAGCAGAATATCGATGCACTGAAAAAAACCCGCAGTGATTTGGCTTCACAGCGCGTCACCCTGCAGTCCAAGCAGGTACAGCAAAAGTCTGCGCTTTCAGACCAGCAAACTCAGCAGCAAAAACTCGAGCAGGCGCGCGTAGCACGACAAAAAACGCTGACCTCACTTGAATCCTCGCTGCAAAAAGATGAGCAGAGTCTGGTTGAACTTCGCGCTAACCAGACGCGTCTGCAGGATAAAATTGCCGCTGCCGAACGTGCCGCCCGGGCCCGTGCAGAGCAGGAAGCGCGCGAAGCCGCCGCCGTTAAAGCGAAAGAACAGCAAGCAAAATCAAAAGGTTCAACCTACAAACCAACGCAGAGCGAACAGGCACTGGTATCGCGCACCGGGGGGCTTGGACGTCCTGCCGGACAGGATATCTGGCCGGTTCGCGGTGCCATACAGCACCGCTTTGGTGAAGAGCTGCAGGGTGAGCTTCGTTATAAAGGTATTGTTATTGCCGCCCGCGAGGGCAGTGATGTAAGAGCCATCGCCGATGGACGCGTGCTGCTGGCAGACTGGTTGCAGGGTTATGGCCTGGTTGTCGTTATCGATCACGGCAAAGGTGACATGAGCTTGTATGGATATAACCAGAGCGCACTGGTGAATGTGGGTCAGCAGGTGAAAGCCGGCCAACCTATTGCACAAGTGGGCACCAGTGGTGGTCAAGGTCAGCCTGCACTTTACTTCGAAATTCGTCGTCAGGGTCAGGCCGTTAACCCACAGCCGTGGTTGGGAAAATAA
- a CDS encoding divergent polysaccharide deacetylase family protein produces the protein MRYKKRRLATLCGALVFTLNVQAAKLAILFDDFGYQAKNENQVLKMPINVSIAIFPNAPDSQQMMQKAHQQGREILIHLPMQPISKQPLEKNTLTPDMSSQEVKRIVDQAIASIPYAVGINNHQGSKMTSSLSGMQNVMQAMAPHHLFFLDSMTIAGTKSVQAAQGTSAKVIKRNVFLDDVQNNAEIRHQFQRAIALARRNGFAIAIGHPHPSTVAAVQQELANLPSDIQLVRPSDLLNATVSHNPRPVPTPQPVKPVKPKSKAKGIASCPIKQKVPPVYAGAMFEVLGDSIKNSSLVNFVERQFSGWGKAPEQVAPQSLQTPPPIAEPPKR, from the coding sequence TTGCGATATAAAAAGAGACGTTTAGCGACGTTATGCGGTGCGCTGGTTTTCACGCTGAATGTTCAGGCAGCCAAATTGGCCATTTTATTTGATGATTTTGGCTATCAGGCGAAGAACGAAAATCAGGTGTTAAAGATGCCAATCAATGTGTCGATTGCCATTTTTCCCAACGCGCCCGACTCGCAGCAGATGATGCAAAAGGCCCACCAGCAAGGCCGCGAAATCCTGATACATCTGCCGATGCAACCTATCAGTAAGCAGCCGCTCGAGAAAAACACCCTGACGCCGGATATGAGCAGTCAGGAGGTCAAGCGTATCGTTGACCAGGCTATCGCCAGTATCCCTTACGCCGTGGGCATCAATAATCATCAGGGCAGTAAAATGACCTCGAGCCTGAGCGGCATGCAAAATGTCATGCAGGCCATGGCGCCGCATCATCTGTTTTTCCTCGACAGCATGACGATTGCGGGCACCAAGTCGGTTCAGGCCGCACAGGGCACCTCGGCTAAGGTGATTAAGCGCAACGTGTTCCTGGACGACGTGCAAAACAACGCCGAGATCCGCCATCAGTTCCAGCGGGCGATTGCGCTTGCGCGTCGCAATGGCTTTGCTATCGCTATCGGGCACCCTCATCCAAGCACCGTAGCGGCCGTTCAGCAGGAGCTGGCAAACCTGCCGTCAGACATTCAGCTGGTGCGTCCGAGCGATTTGCTCAATGCGACCGTGAGTCATAATCCGCGGCCTGTACCAACGCCGCAGCCAGTTAAGCCGGTAAAACCGAAATCTAAAGCGAAAGGGATCGCGAGTTGCCCAATCAAACAGAAAGTGCCGCCGGTTTATGCCGGAGCAATGTTTGAGGTGCTGGGTGACAGTATCAAGAATTCGTCACTGGTTAACTTTGTAGAACGCCAGTTTAGCGGATGGGGAAAGGCCCCTGAACAGGTGGCACCGCAGTCGTTGCAAACGCCGCCTCCCATCGCCGAACCGCCTAAACGCTAG
- the tdh gene encoding L-threonine 3-dehydrogenase → MKALAKLFPKQGIWMTESPVPELGHNDIMIKIRKTAICGTDVHIYNWDEWSQKTIPVPMVVGHEYVGEVVAIGQEVKGFNIGDRVSGEGHITCGHCRNCRGGRTHLCRNTQGVGVNRPGAFAEYLVIPAFNGFKIPDNISDDLAAIFDPFGNAVHTALSFDLVGEDVLVCGAGPIGIMAAAICRHVGARHVVITDMNEYRLDLARKMGVTRAVNVSKENLSSVMSELGMTEGFDVGLEMSGAPPAFRTMLNAMNHGGRIALLGIPPSDMSIDWNQVIFKGLFIKGIYGREMFETWYKMAALVQSGLDLTPLITHHFDINDFQQGFDAMRSGQSGKVILNW, encoded by the coding sequence ATGAAAGCATTGGCCAAGCTTTTTCCAAAACAGGGTATCTGGATGACCGAATCTCCGGTCCCTGAGTTGGGTCATAACGACATCATGATAAAAATCCGTAAAACGGCGATTTGTGGTACGGACGTACATATTTATAACTGGGATGAATGGTCGCAAAAAACCATTCCGGTGCCGATGGTGGTGGGGCACGAATACGTTGGTGAAGTCGTCGCCATCGGGCAGGAGGTAAAAGGTTTCAATATTGGCGACCGCGTATCAGGAGAAGGTCACATAACCTGCGGGCATTGTCGCAACTGTCGCGGTGGACGCACGCACCTTTGCCGCAACACGCAGGGCGTTGGTGTCAATCGCCCGGGTGCCTTTGCCGAGTATCTGGTGATCCCGGCGTTTAACGGTTTTAAAATCCCTGACAATATTTCTGATGATCTGGCCGCCATCTTCGACCCGTTCGGCAATGCGGTTCATACCGCGCTGTCTTTCGATTTGGTGGGGGAAGACGTGCTGGTGTGCGGCGCGGGACCGATCGGTATTATGGCGGCGGCTATCTGTCGTCACGTCGGTGCAAGACACGTTGTTATCACTGACATGAATGAGTATCGCCTCGACCTTGCGCGCAAGATGGGCGTGACGCGCGCGGTAAACGTCAGCAAAGAGAACCTCAGCAGCGTAATGAGTGAGCTGGGCATGACGGAAGGGTTTGACGTCGGCTTAGAGATGTCCGGTGCGCCACCGGCGTTTCGCACCATGCTCAATGCCATGAACCACGGCGGGCGTATTGCGCTGTTGGGTATTCCGCCTTCAGATATGTCAATCGACTGGAATCAGGTGATTTTTAAGGGATTGTTCATTAAAGGGATTTACGGCCGCGAGATGTTTGAAACTTGGTACAAAATGGCGGCGCTGGTGCAGTCCGGGTTAGATCTAACGCCGCTGATTACGCATCACTTTGATATTAATGATTTTCAGCAGGGGTTTGACGCCATGCGTTCCGGTCAGTCGGGCAAGGTGATTTTGAACTGGTAA
- a CDS encoding glycine C-acetyltransferase, translating to MSASFYRRLEDEIAQARSEGLFKQERILTSAQQAQVTLADGSQALNFCANNYLGLANHPQVIAAAKLGMDHHGFGMASVRFICGTQDIHKTLENRLAEFLGMEDAILYSSCFDANGGLFETLLGEEDAIISDALNHASIIDGIRLCKAKRFRYANNDMAELKACLQKAKDAGARHILVATDGVFSMDGVIANLRGICDLAEEFGALVMVDDSHAVGFVGDEGRGSHEYCEVMGRVDIITGTLGKAMGGASGGYTAARKEVIEWLRQRSRPYLFSNSLAPSIVCASLAVLDLLEHGGALRQQLWDNARLFRQKMSEAGFELAGADHAIIPVMLGDAQLAQEFASRLQQKGIFATGFFYPVVPRGQARIRTQMSAAHTTENIEQAIDAFITIGKELGVLA from the coding sequence ATGTCAGCTTCATTTTATCGTCGGTTGGAAGACGAAATCGCTCAGGCACGTTCCGAAGGACTTTTTAAACAGGAGCGTATTCTCACCTCGGCGCAACAGGCTCAGGTCACATTAGCTGACGGCAGTCAGGCGCTGAATTTTTGCGCCAACAACTATTTGGGACTCGCTAATCATCCGCAGGTGATTGCCGCCGCCAAATTGGGCATGGACCATCATGGCTTCGGCATGGCCTCGGTGCGGTTTATTTGCGGCACTCAGGATATTCATAAAACGCTCGAAAACAGGTTGGCCGAATTTTTGGGCATGGAGGACGCAATTCTTTACTCCTCCTGTTTCGATGCCAATGGCGGGCTGTTTGAAACGCTGCTGGGCGAAGAGGATGCCATCATTTCGGATGCGCTGAATCACGCCTCAATCATCGACGGTATCCGGCTGTGCAAGGCCAAACGTTTCCGCTATGCCAATAATGACATGGCCGAGCTGAAAGCCTGTCTGCAGAAGGCCAAAGACGCCGGTGCCCGCCATATTTTGGTGGCGACCGATGGCGTGTTTTCAATGGACGGCGTGATAGCCAACCTGCGCGGTATTTGTGACCTGGCCGAGGAGTTTGGTGCGCTGGTGATGGTCGATGACTCGCACGCGGTGGGGTTTGTGGGCGATGAAGGCCGTGGCAGCCATGAATATTGCGAAGTGATGGGGCGAGTCGACATCATCACCGGTACGCTCGGCAAAGCTATGGGCGGCGCATCGGGCGGCTACACGGCGGCGCGTAAAGAGGTGATCGAATGGCTGCGTCAGCGCTCGCGTCCGTATCTGTTCTCCAATTCGCTGGCCCCTTCAATTGTGTGCGCCTCACTGGCGGTTTTAGACCTGCTGGAGCACGGCGGTGCGCTTCGTCAACAGCTTTGGGACAACGCACGTCTGTTTCGTCAAAAGATGTCGGAAGCCGGGTTTGAGCTGGCCGGGGCCGATCACGCCATTATCCCTGTCATGCTGGGCGATGCGCAGCTGGCGCAAGAGTTTGCCAGCCGATTGCAGCAGAAAGGTATTTTCGCAACCGGATTCTTCTACCCGGTGGTACCCCGCGGACAGGCGCGCATCCGTACGCAAATGTCGGCAGCACACACTACAGAAAACATAGAACAGGCAATCGACGCTTTTATCACTATCGGCAAAGAGCTGGGCGTTTTGGCGTAA